The Periophthalmus magnuspinnatus isolate fPerMag1 chromosome 19, fPerMag1.2.pri, whole genome shotgun sequence region AGGCGTCCTTCCTCAAAGAGCAGATGGTCCTGGTCAAAGAGGACATCAAGAAGTGTGAGCAAGACACTGCACAGTCTATGCAGGTAACCCAACAACAACACTGGAGCACACCACTAAAAAGTTGGTTGGCCTTAAacctgtttattgttttaatagGTGCTGGTGGAGATAGATAACGTAAAGGGGCGCATGCAGTTGGCAGCAGATGCACTACAAGAGGCAGATAAATGGACCACCCTCAGTGCAGATATTGAAGAAACCTTTAAAACACAGGTTAAGACTCTTCTTTATGGATGGTTTAGAAAAGTACTAGAAATTTACTGATGAATGCAATAAGTGAATATCCATTTTAATTATCCTTCCCTGTCTCCAGGACTTTGCACTAATCTCTTCTAAACTAACCAGCATGCAGAACAGCCTGGCCATGTTGGTGGACACTCCAGACTACTCAGAAAAGTGTGTCCATTTGGAGGCCCTCAAAAACAGGCTGGAAGCTCTGGCCAGCCCGCAGATAGTGGCAACCTTCAACTCCATGTCTATAGGTACCTGTTTGAGTCTTCACCATTCATGACTTAtggaataaatatttataataactgttacaatatttatttatagatcAAGCAAAGTTGTTTGTCAAAGTATTTACCGAGATTGACCGAATGCCACAGCTTCTTGCCTACTACTACAAATGCCACAAAGTAATTACAACAAACCACATTTGTTTActattttgctaatgtttaaaaaattatagcataattatatattttagggTCAGTTGGTGAATATGTGGCAGGACATTGCTCAGAGTGAACTCAATCTAAACCAACAACTGGCCGAGTTCTATGATACATTGCTTTCCACATGGCATTCTCAACTTCAATGGACCATCCAGGTAACTTAATATAAACAATAACCAACCACACAATTTTGCATTTGATATAATAATCTTGGATCTTGCTTAcccatgttttttttaggtttttaagAATCCCTATGAGGTGGTGACAGTGTTGCTGATTCAGACTCTGGGGGCCATGGTGCCATCCATCCCTGTGTGCCTGAGCTCAGCCATGGAGCGAGCTGCACAAGACCAGCGCCTCGAAACACTACTAGAACTACACCTCACTACTGCCACTTTTGGACACAGTCTGGAGGCCGCAATGCTGCCACACCTAGGTCCGCACACAGCCAGGACAATGCATTTGATGAAATCTGGTAAAAATGTATCTTCATCAATGTGCTTATTTAATGTACAGGTGACAATAACCTCCTGAAAGTGAATGAATTGGTTTGTGCCCTCTACGACCCCTATAAACCTTATCAGCTGCAGTACGGAGAGCTTGAGGAAAGTCATCTCCTTATTCAAATCAGTGCAGTTCCTCTGGTATGTTCACACTGCCATCATaccaaatgtgttttcattttcaatCATGACCTAATTCTGTGACTTTTTAGGaacatggagaggttattgatTGCGTTGAGGAGATGAGCCACTCTGTAGGCAAGTTGTTTGGACTTTGCAGTGCTGCTGTGGATCGGTGCATCAAACTGACTGATGGACTGGCAGTGTGTGGACTCCTTaaagcactcaaagctctttttACAAAGTAATGTTGCTCTCATTTACCATCTGCACTTTGCTTAATTAAAAAGGCCATTTCTTATACTTGTCCGGGTTCTTTTAGATATGTGTCTGACTTCTCAAGAACGCTACAGTCAATTAGGAAGAAGTGCAGACTGGAGGATGCACCGAGCAGTACTGCTTTTCAGGAAGATTGGACGGCATTTCAAAATTCTGTCAGGTAAGCATATTTCTAGCAGTTGTCTAGGATACCTGGCCTACCCTGCTCTTGTGAATGTGCTTGGTCTTGATCTGGTGTTCTGTACATTTCACTGACTCAGATTTTTTAATCATATAAGTCATGGTCTATTATTGTCTGAACAGGATTATTGCAACTTGTGGAGAGCTTCTACGACAGTGCGGTGCCTTTGAGCAGCAGCTATCAAACAAGTGAGTAAAGGTTCTTCTTCACACATTATGCTTTTTCAGTGCAgaattatttatttcaatgtaGTTGCATAAATTTCAATGATGAATCCATGTAATAGGATCCTGGGCACTGCTGGTAAATACTTGTCAGAGTCCTACAGCCCACGCAGCCTGGCAGGTATCCAGGAGGCCAGCTCTACAGAGAGGAAAAGTGCCACCAAAAACCCTTGGCAGGAGTATAACTACCTTCAGAGAGGAAACATGACAGAATATAACAGCCTAATGGAGCTTCTGTACAATTTAAAGGTAAATATTGTCATGTAAACCAGTAATTACAAAAAGGGGGTTAAAAAGACATACAGATGTCACTTTGCAGAGAATAAGATGTatcattttaataactttttctttttataacataatatgtttaatttttattttgcaggaGAAAGGCACAGGTAACTCCAGTCTTTTAGCAGAGCCCAGAGCAGCGCTGACCAGACTGAACCAACAGGCCAATCAGCTGGCCTTCGACTCGGTCTTCCTCCAAATCAAACACCAGCTCTGCCTCGTCTCAAAGATGGAGGTGAGGATTGAGTTTCACAATAAGCTGATTTTGAATGGTCACTGACCAAACGGAAGTTCCTGAATGCTCAAGGTGTTTAAATTGGCTAAGAGCGTCAAGTGTAAGATCTTATTTCATAACAGAcatctttcttgtttttgtgaAGAGCCAGGATGGGCCTGGATTAGGAGAAAGCTACACAGAGGATCTACCAACCTTCAGCCTCTCGCCACAAGAATACATAACAAATGTATGCCAGTCTGCATTACTAAATTGTGTCTTTGATTGATTCAGCATTCATTACTTTTCCTTAAAATTGAATAACAGTCTTGTAAAAACTCATTTGCAGCCTTTGCCATCTTAGTACAAAAGTCTTTACCGAAATACGTGAACACAAAACCTGTTTTCAAAATACCACTttgatttagtgttttataACTTGCAGATTGGACAGTACCTAATGTCATTACCTCTCCACTTGGAGCCATTTGTGACACAAGAGGATCCAGCTCTTGAGATGGCTTTACACGCAGGGAAGCTGCCTTTCCCACCAGAACAAGGTATCTGTCCGTACgctactttgtttttttgtttttccttgtctctttcATTTACTCTCCACTGGTCAATTTTGCTTGCAGGCGATGACTTTGGTGAACTGGATAACACAGCTGATTACTGGTTAGGATCTATCGCTCGGGCCACAATGCAAACATACTGTGATGCTATTCTGCTCATACCCCAACTCAGCCCACATTCCACTAAGCAACTGGCCACAGATATTGGTAACATAACAGTATTTTCTGTCACTTTGCCCATTTCAAAATACCAgaatacagataaaaaaaaatactgctgtTGTTAAACCCACAGATTATCTGAGTAATGTGATGGATGCTTTGGGACTGCAGCCTTCTCGTACTCTGCAGCACATAGTGACTTTGttgaggaccaaaccagaagaATACAGACAGACAGCCAAACTCCTGCCCAGACGCCTGAGCTCCACCATTGCAGCCCTCCGCGGCATCGACTACTGACCTGCAACAGACAGGAAGTAGTATAGAAAATGAACTACAATCTGAAACTACCTGGGATCCCTGATAGTTCTACAGTGTGTAAGAATGTTGTTAGATAAATGTTGATGTTTTAATGTCTCACTTGTTACAATATTTCGGTGATAATTGAAATTTGACTGTGCTCCCTGCTTTAAGGGAAAATAAGGGCAAAAATAAGATCTATAAAGATGTAGATGGTAGTGTACtgatattaatttatattttaataataaagcatGTGCTGTCTCAAGTAAGAGAAGGGAAACAAGCTTTGCACTCCTACTTTCATGCAGTATCTTAAAATGTGCATGCAAAATCTTGTGTGGAAAATAGTGGGTCAACTATACTACTTTTATAAATCGGTCAGGGTCttcaaatatttgaataaacagAACTTCTGCATCATTTTAATAATGCTGTGTAGTAGCATCAGAATGAAGAGAAATACATCGCCCTGACATGTGTATAATGTATAAGCATgtattgaataataataacctGTATTATACATATTATGGTTGATTACTGCGAATGATAATACCACTTACAGTTGACCAAACTGATCTCTGTGCCAGACGCCCTCTAGTGGCCCTGCGCTCACATGTCAGCCTGGTGGAGCACAGTTGGTACAGAACTGGAAGGTCCTGTCTGCTACTCAAAGGAGCAGCTTCACTCTGAGATCATGTGGCTGAAGTGAAAGGATTTTCCACACCGGTGGAGAATGTTTTGTTGAATGTAGCAAAGATGAGTCAGATGAGTTATCTATGGAGTGACGCACAGACCACTGTGTCTACTATTCAGTATCAGAGTAAGTCCTTAAACCCATTGTGGCCTTATGATGGTGCCGTCGAAGTTCCTTCTGGTCCAAAGCAAAACCTGGCCTGATGTGGCAAAAGTATGCAGTTAAACCCAGAAGAAACACACTCAGACCTGGCCTATGTAAAAAAGGTTTTCTAATGTATTGATCTTTTATCTTACTACCTAAAAACAAATGGGCAATAT contains the following coding sequences:
- the cog7 gene encoding conserved oligomeric Golgi complex subunit 7, with translation MDFSKFLDDDFDVKDWVNGAFKVVQKDAPGKADTHAATLVMKLQLFIQEVNNAIEESSNQAVQNMPRVLRDVEALKQEASFLKEQMVLVKEDIKKCEQDTAQSMQVLVEIDNVKGRMQLAADALQEADKWTTLSADIEETFKTQDFALISSKLTSMQNSLAMLVDTPDYSEKCVHLEALKNRLEALASPQIVATFNSMSIDQAKLFVKVFTEIDRMPQLLAYYYKCHKGQLVNMWQDIAQSELNLNQQLAEFYDTLLSTWHSQLQWTIQVFKNPYEVVTVLLIQTLGAMVPSIPVCLSSAMERAAQDQRLETLLELHLTTATFGHSLEAAMLPHLGDNNLLKVNELVCALYDPYKPYQLQYGELEESHLLIQISAVPLEHGEVIDCVEEMSHSVGKLFGLCSAAVDRCIKLTDGLAVCGLLKALKALFTKYVSDFSRTLQSIRKKCRLEDAPSSTAFQEDWTAFQNSVRIIATCGELLRQCGAFEQQLSNKILGTAGKYLSESYSPRSLAGIQEASSTERKSATKNPWQEYNYLQRGNMTEYNSLMELLYNLKEKGTGNSSLLAEPRAALTRLNQQANQLAFDSVFLQIKHQLCLVSKMESQDGPGLGESYTEDLPTFSLSPQEYITNIGQYLMSLPLHLEPFVTQEDPALEMALHAGKLPFPPEQGDDFGELDNTADYWLGSIARATMQTYCDAILLIPQLSPHSTKQLATDIDYLSNVMDALGLQPSRTLQHIVTLLRTKPEEYRQTAKLLPRRLSSTIAALRGIDY